In Labrus bergylta chromosome 1, fLabBer1.1, whole genome shotgun sequence, one genomic interval encodes:
- the LOC110002785 gene encoding endoplasmic reticulum resident protein 27, producing the protein MLITVLFSLLVSSVLATEKDSALPRLNDTKATEAFVDSAEVVVIGFLEGEESDSYKELVAAAKRVDSVPVAICSVKEVWADYSVSSDTITLFRKADNHQENLVVTEIKKIEADGLVNFITVNEVRYITEYNQVTAVGLFHSEVKSHLLLFANRGTKEYTNLKKKLRALAPEFTGKFLFVLINGAVKSNSRSLGYFGLKSQDLPRVGIYDADSDMKWLLPEGEISTERVQEFCQSFLRGELKEVKQAGDEPKTEL; encoded by the exons atgctgATCACCGTGCTTTTCTCCCTCCTGGTGTCTTCTGTCCTTGCTACAGAGAAAG acagTGCCCTTCCCAGGCTGAATGACACCAAAGCTACTGAGGCGTTCGTCGACTCTGCTGAGGTGGTGGTCATCGGATTCCTAGAG GGAGAGGAGAGTGACAGCTACAAGGAGCTTGTTGCCGCCGCAAAGCGAGTTGACTCAGTCCCCGTCGCCATCTGCTCAGTGAAAGAGGTGTGGGCCGATTACAGCGTCTCCTCAGACACCATCACCCTTTTCAGAAAG GCCGATAACCACCAAGAGAACCTCGTTGTAACTGAGATCAAGAAGATAGAAGCTGACGGTCTCGTGAACTTCATCACCGTCAATGAAGTCCGATACATCACAGAATATAACCAAGTG ACGGCGGTGGGTTTGTTCCACTCAGAGGTGAAGTCACATCTCCTGCTCTTCGCCAACAGAGGGACGAAAGAATACACCAATCTCAAGAAGAAACTCAGGGCTCTTGCCCCCGAGTTCACAGGGAAG TTTTTGTTTGTGCTCATAAATGGAGCGGTGAAGTCAAATTCCCGATCACTGGGCTACTTTGGCCTCAAGTCTCAGGACCTCCCACGAGTCGGTATCTATGACGCTGACTCTGACATGAAGTGGCTCCTACCCGAAGGAGAGATCTCTACTGAACGAGTGCAAGAGTTCTGCCAGTCCTTTCTACGAGGGGAactgaag GAGGTGAAGCAGGCAGGAGATGAACCCAAAACTGAGCTCTAG